The Tripterygium wilfordii isolate XIE 37 chromosome 1, ASM1340144v1, whole genome shotgun sequence sequence TGAAAGTAAGCGGTAGGTGGTAAGAAGACTAGCTCGGGCTTAAAAGCTTTCACTGTGTTCGCATAATCAAGCACTGATATAGAACATTTCTTGTAAATTTAGGAAAAGAAAATTCGTCAATTCTCATAAGAACTAAAACTGATTCCACACAGGAAAACATATCCTAAACATTCTCAGCATATTTAAAGCCACAACTGCATGTAATGATTGGAATCCTCTCCATAAAAGAATATGTGATGCTGAGGTATAGATAACAATTCCTTGAAGACAACAATCCATTCAATCAAGATACTAACAATTTCTTTGCTCATCTTAATCTATGGGAAATGCTTGATTAGGAATTTCGAATACCAGCTCGTAGGTTTGAACTTCATGCTTAATATGTTTACCATCTGTAATAATGAAAATTAGCCGCGACAACCATCTCTGCTCATTGGGCATTCTTAAATGGGTTACAAAAGGGATTCAAAGCTTTTACAACAAAAGTATGTCAATCAATAAACTTGGCAATGTTAAATTGCATCTAATGCACCAACTATAAAGTAAATGATAATAATACTACAGAAACTACAGAAAGTGATACAAGAAATTATTTCCATCAGTATTCAGTACCTTCTTCAATCGTTCCTCTATCGAACTCAAAGCTCGGGATTGATCAACTTTAGCGAGGTAGAAGTTCCTCTCTCTATTTGCTGCTGATATTTCTAAAGCTAATTTTTGCTCCCGAATGGCATTTTTGTAAGCTGCATCAGACACATCTTAACTTAGATGGGAGGAACTGCTTAAGCCCCAATCAGCACAAAACAATAGAAAGATGAGTTCTGTACCAATCTCTTCAGTAAGATCATCCCACTTGAATTTACTCAAGTACTTGATATTCCAAAGGTCAAAATAGAATTGTGACCTCTTCtttccacctaaaagacaaaataaaaggaaaattgGGGGTGCAGGACAAGTAAAAAGGTCAAGACAAAACCAGAGCCAAAGCCAAAAAGGATTGACTTCCCCATAAAGAAATCAGAACTAAATGAAACGAAATCATACGTCAAAAAGAGAACCTTGATCACAACATGTTTCAGTAGTTTCTTTCATTGCAAAGTCAGTAACCACGAGTTAAAATGAGTATATTGAAAAGCAACAACAAATTACAAATGaaaattaaatgataaaaaattaaatatcagAACTTGTACTTACCCATTTGTTCACCGTTCAACAAATTAGCAACCCTCTTAGCAACACTTTTATTGGTAAATTCAACCCACCTACAAAGTACAGACAAGTAATTATTATattccggccaaaaaaaaacttaacGCATCTTTTAAAGGCCAGGCAGAGAGTAATTTCGACTAAACATACCCTTCAGAAAATTCTTGTCCACGAAACCCACCAGCTTTTTTACGACGCACTTTAGCTGTAGTATCTGTATATCATGTTCAATTGATCAACCATGGGACCACATAACCCAATTTCAGTTACATATAAAGGCATAAAGCAACTGAGACATTAAGAACAAACATCTAAAGTTACTGATGAATGACCTTCAGGTGCAAGATAGATCCTCTGTATTTCTCCATATTGGGATAGAATATGACGAAGCTTCACATGATCCATTTGGGGAGCAATGCGACTCAAATAGCAAACTCCTCGCCTATCAGCCTTGGCCGCTTCTTCCAGCAACCACTTCTTCTTTCTGTGTTTTCTAACATCTGCTTTTCCATCATCTGATTCTTGATTCTTCTGTCCCAGAGGACCCACTCCATTAATCTCTTCTTTCCCAGCACCCTCAGCTACTTCCTTTAaaaattgtttttcttcttcctttcccCTGTTTTCAGCCACTGCATTCCCCTTTTTTGAAGTATCTTTCTCGACAGATTTTTGTCGTTCCACCAACTCCGCTGTTTCTGTTAGCATcatctttttcttattctttttatgTTTACCCACCTTTTTGttccctctttcttcttcagCATTCATAGTTTCAATTAACATTATTTTCTCCTCCTTAATCTTCTCCTTTTCAGCCCTCTCATTATCCTCTTCTAAGTAgctcattttttttcctgaccTTCTACTTGTTCCCAGTCAgtcaaaaatcaacaaaaataaaaacaatacatcataaaataaataaataaaaactgaaTGAAGCACCGGGATCTCAAAATTGATTAGCTCCAACAGCAAACTGTGGACAAAGTATAATTTCTGTTTCACTGTCTAATATAATTCCACATCATCCGCGTTGTACATCCATCCAAATATGAACCCCAAATAGGCAATAATATCAATCAACTGCAATGTCATCCCCAAAACTACTCATTTATCatataaaagaacaaaagaatagATGGAGGCAGAAATTACATGATATTTACTCGAATTCAAAGTGAGGTGACTTCGTtaggtgtatatatatttatatgtctgaGATTTCGACTGTATGTATGACAGCAATATTTTCTGTTGCAGTGGCTGTTGATTGAAACTACATACCTTCCGCTCCTGCTGGAAACTTCGTTAATGGTCTCCGAATAACTTGAAGCTGCAATGAAGGGAGAGGGGAGAAGAGATAGAGCTACCTGTCACAAAATAAGCCAAGTGAGCAACTGAAACCCTTACCGGCGTGATCGAGTTTCAGATCGGAAGTGAGACGCGATTAGGGTTTGCGAGAGGGGAAAAAGCGTAAAGCTAGTCGATGCAGGGGAGAGAGGAAAAACAGAGAAAGCAGAGGATAAAACGAAAGAGACGCTGGTGCCCAATGTGTCGATGGAGCGAGGTTCGCCGGGTTTATGCGCCGATGCctgagtcaaaactcaaaacttgGGAGGTTCTTTTGAGTATTTGGACCAGGCCCACTAACTGTACTAGGCCAACTACCTGTGAGCCCATTTTTGCAAGTAATACGTGGGTTTAGTCTTGGAGTGGAAGAAAAAATGACAATGTTAGAGACATTCAAAAAATTTGATCTTCAAAAATTTTCCGAATCTATGTAACATTAAAATATGtgttgattaaaaacacacatgtctaacacacttcacatccaacattttatattaaatgagagtcttttgggGGTCCCAAGtattattcacaaaaaaaatatgtttcagATCGGTTATGGATTGAACAACATCACATGTTTACAAGGTAAGTATGCTCCAACACCATAAAAAGGTATTTTTACAAGGTAATTCGTTCATTAACAATTTCGCATACTTTTGTGCTAAGAGCTTTGAAGCCTCAGGTTCTTAGTATGTGTCTTCTTGTTTTTTGACTCAAGCATCGAAGGGTCTTTCCTAATGAAAACACTTTGGGTTTGATCTCTTAGCcttacgtttgttcatcttctcaGCCTCAAAGTCCACTGTACTCCACTTGGTTTAATCTATCTGAGACATCTAGTAAGTCAAGACAAATTTACTCCTCATCAGACCTGGACCCGATTTTAAAcaagacaaaaattttgtgttttgacccagatttcgaacatataacttattttcaaatttaatttaatccGACTAGGACAAATTCGAACATCGGAATCGGATAGAGTTTTGTTACCCCTAGTTCAATCTGATAAACGGAACAAAGCTCGATCGATGGGGCTCAGCCACTTGAAGCGAGGTTGAAGGTTATTGTTTAAACTTCAAAAGTCCGAAGATTGTCCATTGTAGGGTTCGATCAAAGTCGATCCAATGTTGTGCAATCGTTAATGACCTGTTAACCTCAAAAGTCCAAGTTGGTTAGTATAGCATGACCGATTGACAGTGAGGACTGAGGAATGCTACCAtaaaaaaatgcaaataaaatGCAATTGCGCTGCAGTTATCATAACAATTATTATAACTTATAATGTTATTGGTTTGATTCCAATCATACCAATTAGtagaatttataatttctttttatttgtttcgaTTTCAGTTTGGATATCCTAAACCCGAAATGAAAAAACTCATCCGAAAATCATGACGATTTGAAGATAAAAATACATTTCCAAATCTTATAAGAtcgatttttaatttttaattaatcaaatatctACAGGATATTCccgaattgattttttttttccatccctaACCTTTGCTCTCTACTCTTGTCCGTTTGCCATCATGTTTCGCAGTGAATGATTCAGCTACTGTCTTTTCATTATTAAAGGTACTGAAAAGTGGAGCTGAGCTATCTCCATTCAATtttgttcatttatttatttttgagttattttggttgttgggtttttttttttttttttgaattttgacttCCTAAATTCCTAATACTTCATTATTTATGTGTGTTTGGTTGCTTAAATGATCCATGTGGCAAGTTCAGCCTTGCTTGGACAAGGCGGTGCTATTATATATTTGTGTAATGAATAATAGTGCATCATTCATGGATTACCATGGaagttgttttttatttttttaaaactatcaATTATGATTTTCTACCAATGTTATAAAAACCATGCTGGACATAAACCCGAGCGGGGACTGGGCCAATGGTTCACTTGTTCAACCAATACGTCATCAGTCGAATCGCAtgattaatttaaaaaataaaaatattaatattaaaaattttgctaaaaataaatatcatatgatcattcataaaaata is a genomic window containing:
- the LOC119998328 gene encoding pre-rRNA-processing protein ESF2-like, translated to MSYLEEDNERAEKEKIKEEKIMLIETMNAEEERGNKKVGKHKKNKKKMMLTETAELVERQKSVEKDTSKKGNAVAENRGKEEEKQFLKEVAEGAGKEEINGVGPLGQKNQESDDGKADVRKHRKKKWLLEEAAKADRRGVCYLSRIAPQMDHVKLRHILSQYGEIQRIYLAPEDTTAKVRRKKAGGFRGQEFSEGWVEFTNKSVAKRVANLLNGEQMGGKKRSQFYFDLWNIKYLSKFKWDDLTEEIAYKNAIREQKLALEISAANRERNFYLAKVDQSRALSSIEERLKKKQKLPRLLGDNLQHPPSPKAPKVIRQFPQNKLFSDDATQNKPRLSIEVLAGVFGGS